The Sphingomicrobium aestuariivivum DNA window GACAGACCAGTATTTCAGTTCTGCGAGCGGAATCCGGCTTCCGGTGACGGCGCAGCGCACGAAGGTGCCGTGAGCGATCAGCCGGAAGGTGGCATCGTCATAATGAAGGCGCGCCTCGCGCCCGCCGCCCAGCAGCATGATCAGTCTCCGTTGTCGTCGCGGGCGTCGAAAAGGCCGCCCTGGTCGGGGGCGAGATAGGGTTTCCGCGCCCGCTTCGCAACGGGGCGGCGGGCAGGAGGTGCCCCCTCACCCGCCGGCACCACGGCAAGGCGCCCGTCGTGGAAGACGAGGTCCAATGTCCCCGCCCTTCTTGCGACCTCAACGCCGGTGACGACATCGTCCCCCGCCATGACCCGCACGAATCCCCGCTCGAGCGGCCCGTCGGGGTGCGCGAGCCTGGCCATGCTCCATGCAGCATCGAGCCGCTGCGACAGGTCGTCCAGTCGCCGCTCGATCGGTTCGGGCCGGAGCCGCGCGAGGATCGAGCGGCTGCGCGCCTCCTCGCGGCGATAGTGCTGGCGGAGCCCCGCAAGAGCGCGTTCGCCCTGCTGGTCGAGCCGCGCCTGCCCGCGCCGCGCGCCCTCGCGCAGCCCGTTGGCAAGGCGTTCTCCAGCAGCCGTCACCCGCTCCTGTCCGGCGACTACCCGGCGATCGAGCACCGCAGGCTGTTGCCTTGAGGCAACTGCTGACAGCCGAGCCGCCGCGGCCTGCGCCTGCATCACCAGCCCCGAGCGCAAGCCGCGCGCCGCTTCTGCGAGACGCCGCTGCGGCAAGTCGGTCAGTCGGCGGGCCGTGGGCAGCCGCTCGGCCAGCCCTGCCACCCGTTCGCCGCGCTCGCGCAGCGTGCGCGCCATGCGCTCGTTCATGCGGCGGTCGAGTTCGCCGAGCCAGCCCTTCAATTCGGCCAGCACCGGCACCGCCATCTCGGCAGCGGCGGTCGGGGTCGGGGCACGCTTGTCGGCGGCATGGTCGATGAGGGTGACGTCGGTCTCGTGGCCGACCGCGCTGATCAGCGGGATCGAGCAGTCGGCGGCGGCGCGCACCACCACTTCCTCGTTGAAGGCCCACAAATCCTCGATCGAGCCGCCCCCGCGTGCGACGATGAGGAGGTCGGGACGCGGCACCGGCCCTGACCCGTCGAGCGCGTCGAAGCCGCGGATGGCGGCGGCGACCTGCGCGGCGGCCGTCTCGCCCTGCACCGGCACCGGCCAGAGGATGACATGGCTCGGACAACGGTCCTCGAGCCGGTGAAGGATGTCGCGGATGACCGCGCCGGTCGGGCTGGTGACCACCCCGATCACGCGCGGGAGATAGGGCAGCGGCTTCTTGCGCGCCTTGTCGAACAGCCCCTCGCCCTTCAGCGCCGCCTTGCGTTTTTCAAGCAGCGCCATCAGCGCGCCCTCGCCCGCCAGCTCCATCGAATTCACGACGATCTGGTATTTGGAGCGGCCGGGGTAGGTGGTGACCTTGCCCGAGGCGATGACTTCGGCGCCATCCTCGGGGGCGAAGGCGAGCCGCCCCGCCTGCCCCTTCCACAGCACCGCGTCGATGCAGGCGTCCTCGTCCTTCAGCGTGAAATAGCAGTGGCCCGAGGCCGCGCGCTTCCAGCCCGAGATCTCGCCGCGCACGCGCACATGGCCGAAGCGGTCCTCCACAGTGCGCTTCAGCGCGCGGGAAAGTTCGCCCACACCCTGCGCGGGCGAATTGTCGCCGGGGCTTTCGGACGCTAACAGGCCGGAAACGGGTGGCTTGGAGGCGATGATGAAGATCCTGCTCTTGGGTTCGGGTGGACGCGAAGATGCGCTGGCGTGGCGACTTTCGCAATGCGGCTCTTGCGAGGAACTGCATGTCGCGCCGGGCAATCCCGGCATGGCGCGCTGGGCCGACGAGGTCCACAGCCTCGACCTCGGCGACATCGACGGCACGGTCCGGCTGGCCCACGGGCTCGGCGCCGACCTCGTCGTCGTCGGCCCCGAGGCGCCGCTGGTCGCCGGCCTTGCCGACAAGCTCGAGGCGGCGGGCATCCCCTGCTTCGGCCCCGGCAAGGGCGCGGCCATGCTCGAGGGATCGAAGAGCTTCACCAAGCGCATCTGCGACGATGCGGGCATCCCCACCGCCGCTTATGAGGAAACCGCCAGCGTCGAGGCCGGCCTTGCCGCGATCGAGCGCTTCGGCGTGCCCGTCGTGGTCAAGGCCGACGGCCTCGCCGCGGGCAAGGGCGTGACCGTCGCCATGACCCGCGAGGAAGCCGAGGAGGCGGTGCGCGAGGCGGGCGATGCGCCGCTGGTGATCGAGGAATTCCTCGAGGGCGAGGAAGCGAGCCTGTTCGCCCTGTGCGACGGGGAGAGCGTGCAGTTCCTCGCCTCGGCACAAGACCACAAGCGCGTCGGCGAGGGCGACACCGGGCCCAATACGGGCGGCATGGGTGCCTATAGCCCCGCCCCCGTCCTCACCGACGACCTCGCCGACCGCGCGATGCGCGAGATCGTCGCGCCGACCGCCAAATGGCTGAGCGAGCAGGGCATGGCCTATCGCGGCGTTCTCTATGCCGGCCTCATGCTGACCAAGGACGGCCCCAAGCTGATCGAATATAATGTCCGCTTCGGCGATCCCGAATGCCAGGCGATCATGCCGCGCATCGCGGGCGACCTTGCAAAGGCGCTGCACGCGGTGGCGTCCGGCGGGCTCGAGAAGGCCGAGCCGCTGGCGCTCGAGGAGGCGCATGTGATGACCGTCGTGGTGGCCTCGAAGGGCTATCCGGCGGGCTCGACCAAGGGCGGCGCGATCAACGGCATCGAGGCGGCCGAGGAGGATGGCGCGATCGTCTTCCAGGCGGGCACCGCGCGTGCCGACGACGGCCAGCTGGTCGCTGCGGGCGGGCGCGTGCTCAACGTCACCGGCGCGGGCGAGAGCCTCGAGGATGCGCGCGATGCGGCCTATGCGGCGCTCGAGAAGATCGACTTTGCCGACGGTTTCCACCGCTCCGACATCGGCTGGCGCGAGTTGGGCCGGGATGGCTGATTGCCGCCCCTTGCCAGCCCCTCGCGGGCCGTGGCACAGCGGTCGGCGATGAAGCCGCGCCTCGTCCTCCTTCTCGGCATCGCCCTCGTGGTGGTCGCCACTGCCCTGTGGCACGGGCCCGCCGGCCAGGCGGCGGCGCGCTATACCTTCGAGACCGAGGAACTCGCGCGGCGCAATCTCGACTATTACGAGATGCCGCACATCACGCCCTTCGTCGAGCGCGAGCCGTTGACGCGGCGGCTGTGGCTGGCGGGAGAGGCCAATGACTTCCAGCGCGAGGAACTGGCGCGCATCCTGTCGGGCCTGCCGCAGGTCGAGGACGTGCAATGGATCGTTCCGGACGGTCCGCGCGTCGTCGAGGGCACACCGCTATTGCCGCTCGTCATCGAGGTCGAGCTGGCGGGGCTCGCCGCCTTCGGGGCGGGCCTGTTGATCGCCTTCTTCCTGTTCGGTCGCCCCCGCGACCCCTATCGTTTCGAGATCTGAGGAGCATTTCCATGGACACGCTCATCCAAACCTACTGGCCGGTGATCGTCATCGCGCTGGTCGTCGGCATCATCGCCGGCTGGCTCATCTTCCGCCCCAAGCAGCGCGTCACCCTGTCGGATGACAGCGCGCCCAAGCGCCCGCATATGCAAGCGGCCGAGACCAAGGGGACGATCATCGCCGACGGGCGCTCGAAGGAAGGCCGCACGGTGGTCGACGAGGCCGCCGCGGGGCTGACCGACGTGACCGGCCAGTTCATGCAGGCCGAGGTGCACGAGCAGTTGCCCGGCGCGACCGGCGAGCCCGACGATCTTCGCAAGCTGAAGGGCGTGGGCCCCAAGCTGGCGACCGCATTGAACGATCTCGGCATCGTGCGCTACGACCAGCTCGCCAAGCTCACCCCCGCCCAGCTCGAGAAGATCGACGAGCATCTCGGCAGCTTCAAGGGCCGCCTTCAGCGCGACCGCGTGGTCGAGCAGGCCGACTATCTCGCGCGCGGCGACATGGACGGTTACCGCACGAAGTTCGGCAACCTTTAGGGGCCGAAACTTCTAAGGTTCAGGACGCCGCCGGAGCTTTCCGGCGGCGTTTTTTCTGGCGCGCGGCGATGAGCTTGTCGATCTTGCGCCCGTCCATATCGACGATCTCGAAGACCCAGCCCTGGAAGGCGAATTTCTCTCCTTCCTCGGGGAGGCGGCGCAGCACCGCCAGCGCGAGCCCCGCGGCGGTCGAATAGTCGCGGTCCTCGTCGAGCTTGAGGCCCAGCTTCTCGACGAGGATCTCCGCATTGGCGGTGCCCGAGACAAGCCACGAGCCGTCCTCGCGGGCGCGCACGGGCTCTTCCTCGTCCTCGTCGTTGCGGAAGCTGCCGGCGAGCGCGATGAGGATGGAGCCGGGCGTCACGATGCCGTCGAGATGGCCATATTCGTCGTGGACGAGCGCGAGCGGCACCTCGGCCTCGCGCAGCACGTCCAATGCGTCCATCGCGTCCATGAGGTCGGGGATGATCGGCGCGGGGCGCGCGAGCGCGGTGAGGTCGAGCGCCTGCCCGTCGAGCATGGCGTCGAGGAGGTCACGCGCGCTGACGATCCCGACGATATCGTCGACCGAGCCATTGGCGACCGGCAGGCGGCTGTGCGGGGTGTTGGACAGCTCCTCGCGGATGTCGGCCACGCTGGCGTCGGCGGCGAGCCAGTCGATCTCGGTGCGCGGGGTCATGATCTCGCGCACGGGGCGGTCGGCAAGGCGCACGACCGAGGAGATGATCGCGCGCTCGGATTCCTCGAGCACGCCTGCCGATTGCGCCTCGGCGACGACGAGGTGGAGTTCCTCGGCGGTGACCGCCTGGTCGTTCTCGCGGTTCATCCCGGCGAGCTTGAAGATGAGCGCGCTGGTCTTGTCGAGGATCCAGACGAGCGGCGCGGTGATGCGGCTGAGGCTCGCCATCGGGCGCGACAGCATGGCGGCGATGGGCTCGGGGTTCCTGAGCGCGATCTGCTTGGGGACGAGTTCGCCGATGACGAGGCTGACATAGGTGGTCAGCACGATGACCAGCCCGAAGCCGACGCTGTCGGCGGTGGCCCCCGCCATCCCCAGCAGCTCGAGCCGCTGCGCCACGGGTTCGCCGAAGGTCGCGCCCGAATAGGCACCCGCGAGGATGCCGATGAGGGTGATGCCGATCTGGACGGTCGAGAGGAAGCGGCCGGGTTCGCTGGCGAGGTCGAGCGCGCGCGCCGCGCCGCTCGAGCCCTGCTCGGCCATCGAGCGTAGCCGCGAGGGGCGCGCCGAGACGATCGCCAGTTCGCTCATCGCGAGCACGCCGTTGAGCCCGATCAGCGCGAGCAGCACGAAAAGGTCGAGAACAGGAAAGGGTTCGGGCGAAATCATGGTCGTTATCGTCATTCCTTTGGCGGCTTAACGGTGATCCGACAAGTTCGCGCGTTCAGTTGAGGTTCCGAAACGTTTCGTAAAGGGCACGGATGGAACCAAGGAGGGGGGAGGCTCTTTCTTCCTCCGATATTTGAGTTTCCAAGGGAGTTTTTCAATGAAAATGACGCACAAGATGACCGCGATCGCCGTCGTGGCGGGTCTCGGGACCGCGGCCTGCACGACCGATGCGATGACCGGCAACAAGCGCGTGTCGACCGAAGCCGCGATCGGCACCGGCGCCGGCGCCGTGCTCGGTTACCTCCTCGGCGACATCATCGGCGGCAAGAACGATCGTACCGCCAAGATCATCGGCGCGGGTGTCGGTGCGGTCGCCGGCGGCGCCGTCGGCGCCTACATGGACAAGCAGGAGCAGGACCTGAAGCGCGCCACCGCGGGCACCGGCGTCGATGTCATCCGCGACGGCGACGAGCTCCTCCTCCGCATGCCCTCGGGCATCACCTTCCCGACCGACAGCTACTCGATCCAGCCCGAGTTCCGCACGACGCTGAACGAGGTGGCGAACACGCTGAAGACCTATGATTCGACCTATATCGACGTCATGGGCCACACCGATTCGACCGGTTCGGACAGCTACAACCAGACGCTGTCGGTGAACCGTGCCAATGCGGTCGCCGACTATCTCGCCATGCAGGGCGTGCAGCGCGCGCGCATGGCCACCGTCGGCTATGGCGAATCGCAGCCGATCGCCGACAATTCGACCGAATATGGCCGCGCGCAGAACCGCCGCGTGGAAATCAAGGTCGTCCCGGTGACCCAGAATGACGTGAACGCCGCGGGCTACTAAGCCCCGGCGCGATCGTTCGCGAATGATGAGGCCCTCGTTCCTTCGGGAACGGGGGCCTTTTCCTTATGCGCTATCGCCGCTCGGCGAAGAAGGCGCGCAGCATGGCGGCGGCCTCCTCCTCGCCCAGCCCCGCCAGCACCTCGGGGCGGTGGTGGCAGGTCGGCTGGCCGAACAGGCGCGGGCCATGGGCGACGGCGCCGCCCTTGGGATCCTCGGCGGCATAGGTGAGCCGTTCGATGCGGGCCAGCGCGATGGCGCCCGCACACATGGCGCAGGGCTCGAGGCTCACATAGAGATGGCAACCGACGAGCCGCTCGCTGCCGAGCGCCTTCGCGGCGGCGCGGATCGCGACCATCTCGGCATGGGCCGAGGGGTCGGCGTCGCGGCGCATGCGGTTCTCGCCCTCGGCCAGCAGCTTGCCCGCGGCATCGGTGACGACCGCGCCGACGGGCACCTCGCCTGCCGCTGCGGCAGCGGCGGCAAGGTCGAGCGCACGGCGCATCGGGGCGGGGAGCGGAAAGGCGGTCATCGCCTCCCCCGCTAGCGCGAGATCGAGGGGATTGTCACGCCTCAGGAGGCGGCAGGGAAGGTCCCGGCCGGCGCGGCGTCGCGCTCGGCGCTGCCGGTCTCGGGCTCGTCGGCAGCAGCCTCGGTATCGGCCATCCGTTCGGTCGCCGTTCCGACAGGCGGCTCCGGTGCGCCGGGGGAGCGGGTGCCCGCCTCGACTTCGAAGCCCGGGCCCTGGTCACGCATGTCGGCGACCCCGTTGTCGATGGTCGGCGTGGCGGCGCGGATCCGCTCGTTACTGCCACCGATGAAACCGAAGCCGACCGCGATGATGGCGGCGACAAGGATCAGCAAGATGATAGCGACAAGGGCGCGCACGGCTTTCTCCTCCGGTGGATGGGTCACGTCAAAAACGTCAAAATCGCGAGTCGGGTTGCCGACACTGGTGGAAACGGTCGGCGAATCGGTTGACCTTCGCGACAGGTCGGGCTAGGTGGCAGCGCTTTCCGGGACCGGTGCGGTCCCCAACCGACACAGGACGAAGATTATGTCGCGCGTCTGCGAACTGACCGGCAAGGGCCGGCAGGTGGGCAACAACGTTTCCCACGCCAACAACAAGACCAAGCGGGTTTTCCTTCCGAACCTGCAGAACGTCACGCTTCTGAGCGAGACCCTCGACCGCCGCGTCAAGCTGCGCGTGTCGACCCACGGTCTGCGCTCGGTCGAGCACAATGGCGGTCTCGACAACTGGCTCCTCAAGACCAACAGCGACAAGCTGTCGGCCAAGGCTGCCAAGCTCAAGAAGGAAGTCGCCAAGGCGAAGGCCGCGCAGGCCTAAGCTTTCGCGTCTGACCGGTCGCGTCCGCGGGCGCGATCCGACTAGCCGAACGGCCACCCATCAGGCGGGACATCGTACCGGACCAGCAAGGTCCGCTGCGGTGCCCGCCCGTTGTCGTCCGTCACCAGCCAGACATGATAGCCGTCATCCGCCGCCGCGCTGATGGCGATTCCCTCGGCATTGTCGAGAATGCCGAGCCCGAGCGGCTGCGGGTCCGAGACAAGGAGCCCGCCTTCCGCGACCTCGAGCCGCGCTACCGTCGCGCGCAGCCCGAAGATCGAGATGCCGCGTTCGAGCAGCAGCCCGTCATCGCGCCCAGGCCAGCGCGCCGCGCCGGTCGGCATGAGGCTCGTGCCAGTGATGGCGACGGGTTCGAACCGCCCGCCGGCGAAGCGCAGGGCGCGCTCGCCGTCCTCGCCGATGACGTAAAAGCTGTTGCGCGCGGCGAACATCGCCTCGGCGCCGCGATTGTCGTCGGCAAAGCCCGGCAGCGGTTCGAGATGCTCGACCTGCGCATCGCGCACGAGGAGGCGGGCATAGCCCTCGAAGGTGACGACCAGCCGGTCACGGTCGATGGCGATTGCCTCGGCATCCGATGGCCAGCCGATGGCGGTGAGCGGGAAGCGGACGAGCCGCGCGCGCCGCTGGTCCGGTGCGGGCGGCTCCATTTCGACGCCGATACCGAGATCGCTGAGGATGACGAGCTGGCCATCGGGCGCGATATCGAGTCCCGACCATCCCGAGGCCGCGAGGGCGCCCGGCGCCACGTGCCATGCCGCGCCGACCCGCCAGCCGGGCGGCAGGTCGTCGCCGAGGGCCGCAGGCGAAAGCGAGCGATCGATGTCGCCCTCGCGCAGCGGCGGTGTCCACCCCCAAAAGAGGTCGTGGCGCAAGTCGAACTGCATGATGGCGGCAAACAAGAGGCCGGCACCGAGGAGCCTGAACGGTAGCTGCATCGGCTATTCAGTCCCCGTCAGGCGCGAATCATGCATAAGTGTTTGCAGAGACAGGGTTTCCCCCCTTTTCCCTGTCCCATTATCCCTCGCGTCGCGTATCGAGGGTGGGCCCGGACGGCTGCTACCGTCCGGGCCCGTTTCATGTTCAGCGCATCTCGACATCGAAGAGCCCGGCGAGCTGGTCCATCAGCGCGCCGCCCAGCTGCTCGGCATCCATGATGGTGACCGCGCGCTTGTAGTAGCGCGTGACGTCATGGCCGATGCCGATGGCGGCCAGTTCGACGGGCGATTTCGTCTCGACCCAGTCGATGACCTGCCTGAGGTGCGTCTCGAGATAGGCGCCCGAATTGGCCGAGCCGGTCGAATCGTCGACCGGCGCCCCGTCCGAGATGACGATCAGCAACCGGCGCTCCTCGGCGCGCGCGATCAGTCGCTGGTGCGCCCAGATCAGCGCCTCGCCGTCGATATTCTCCTTCAAGAGTCCCTCGCGCATCATCAGGCCCAGCGGGCGGCGGGCGTGGCGATAGGGTTCGTCGGCCTGCTTGTAGATGATATGGCGAAGGTCGTTGAGGCGCCCCGGCTGCGGCGGGCAACCCGCCGCGCGCCAGTCCTCTCGGCTGAGACCGCCCTTCCACGCGCGGGTGGTGAAGCCGAGGATCTCGCTCTTCACCCCGCATCGCTCGAGGGTGCGCGCCAGCACGTCGGCGCAGATGGCCGCGATCGAAATGGGGCGCCCGCGCATCGAGCCCGAATTGTCGATGAGCAGGCTGACGACCGTGTCCTTGAACTCGGTATCGCGCTCGATCTTGTAGCTTAAGGAATGGGTCGGCGAGACGACGACGCGGGCGAGCCGCGCGGCATCGAGCAGGCCTTCCTCCTGGTCGAAGTCCCAGCTCCTCGCCTGCTGCGCCATGAGCTTGCGCTGGAGGCGGTTGGCGAGCCGCGTGACGACGCCCGCCAGCCCCGCCACCTGTCCGTCGAGATAGGTGCGCAGGCGATCGAGTTCGTCGGCGTCGCACAATTCCTCGGCATGGACGATCTCGTCATGCGCAGTGGTGAAGACCTTGTAGCCCTCGCGCGGGGCCTCGGCCCAGTCGGGGCGGCGGCCCTGCCGCGGCTCGTGCGCGGCGTCCGAATCCTCGCCCGTCTCGGGAATGTCGGCATCGTCCATCTCGGCCGAGCCGTCATCCTCGCCTTCCTGTTCCTCGGGCCGCTGTTCGGGCTCGCCTTGGTCCTTTGAGGCGTCGTCTTCTTCCTCACTGTCCTCGCCGTCGTCGCCGCCTTCCTCGGGGGGCTGTTCGTCCTCTCCCTCGTCGGGATCCTCGGCCTCGCCGTCCATGTCCTCCTCAAGGTCGAAGTCGAGGTCGGCGAGCACCTTGCGGATGAGCGCGGCATAGGCGTCCTGATCGTCCAATGCGTCGGCCAGCGCATCGAGGCTGTCGCCGGCCTTGGCCTCGACCGTCTCGCGGACGAGGTCGAGCTTGCGCTGGACGGCCTGCGAGGGCGGCTCGCCCGTCAACCGCTGGCGAGCCATGAGGCCGACCGCGATCTCGAGCGGCACCTCCTCTGGCGAGCGCGCGCGCATCAGCGGCGACACGCGCACGCGCGCTTCGGCATGCGCCTTGAGATTGCCCTTCACCCCCGGAAACTCGCGCCCGCCCAGCGCCTCGACGCGGGCGGTCTCGAGCGCATCGTAGAGCGCGCGCGCCTCGACATCGGCGGGGGCGCGCCGCAAATGCGCGGGTTCGTCGTGGAAGCGGTGCCGGAGCGCCAGCGCATCGGCGGCGCCGCGTGCCTCGGCGACCAGCGCGGGCGCGAGGTCGCGGCCCGGCGAGGGGATGCGCCCCTCCCCGCTCTTTCCCTGCTCGGCAAAGGCGACCTCGAGCGTCTCGTCACGGGCAAGCGCCCGCGCCGCGCCGGTCAGCGCGCGGCGGAACAGGTCGAGATTGTCGGGCTCGGGCATCAGCCCGCGCGGCTCGCCACGCTCTCGGGCAGGTCCTCACCGAAGACGCGCTGGTAATATTCGGCGATCACCGGACGCTCGGCCTCGTCGCACTTGTTGAGGAAGGAGACGCGGAAGGCATAGCCGACATCGCCGAAGATAAGCGCATTCTGCGCCCAGCTGATGACGGTACGCGGGCTCATGACGGTCGAGATGTCACCGTTGATGAAGCCCTGGCGCGACAGGTCGGCGACCTTGATCATCTGCTCGACGGTCTTCTTGCCCTCGGGCTTGTCATATTCGCCCGACTTGGCCAGCACGATGCGCGCCTCGGTCTCGGCGGGGAGATAGTTCAGGGTGGTGACGATGTTCCAGCGGTCCATCTGGCCCTGGTTGATCGCCTGCGTGCCATGATAGAGGCCGGTGGTGTCGCCGAGGCCGACCGTGTTGGTCGTCGCGAACAGGCGGAACCAGGGGTTCGGCTTGATGACGCGGTTCTGGTCGAGGAGCGTCAGCTTGCCTTCCGTCTCCAGCACGCGCTGGATGACGAACATGACGTCGGGGCGGCCGGCGTCATATTCGTCGAAGACGAGCGCGACGGGGTGCTGGAGGCACCAGGGCAGCAGCCCTTCCTTGAACTCGGTGACCTGCTGGCCGTCCTTGAGGACGATGGCATCGCGGCCGACGAGGTCGATGCGGCTGATGTGCGCATCGAGGTTGATGCGGATGAGCGGCCAGTTGAGGCGCGCGGCGACCTGTTCGATGTGGGTCGACTTGCCCGTGCCGTGATAGCCCTGGACCATGACGCGGCGGTCATGCGCGAAGCCCGCGAGGATCGCGATCGTCGTGTCGGGATCGAACACATAGGCGGGGTCCGCGTCGGGAACGCGGGGGTCGGCCTTGGAAAAAGCGGGGACCATCATGTCGCTGTCGATGCCGAAGGTGTCGCGGACGCTCACCTCCATGTCGGGGGCGGACAGGACCAGCTCTTCGGCGGTGTCGATGGGCGCGTTCATCGGATCGTTCATGGGGGTGGACTTAGGGGTTCGGGCCCGATCCGACAACAATGGTCTTTCGGGAGGTGGTCGCGCGATAGGCCCGACTCCGCCGACGCTGCTATGGCCTCATTAGCAACAGGGAGACGATCATGGCCTATGTCGACGGTTTCCTCATTCCCGTTCCGAAGGACAAGCTGGATGCCTATCGCGCCACCGCCAAACGGATGGCGCCGCTGTTCAAGCAGTGGGGCGCGCTACGCGTCGTCGAGACGATCGAGGATGATTGCCCCAAGGGCGAGCGGAACGACTTCCACACCGCCGTTCTGGCCGAAGCAGGAGAAGTCACCGTCTTCAGCTGGACCGAGTGGCCCGACCGCGACACGCGCAATGCAGCGTGGGGGAAGATGGAAGAGCATATGAAGGCGCATCCCGAGCTGATGGACATGCCCTTCGACGGCAAGCGCATGATCTACGGCGGCTTTATGCCCCTGCTCGACACCGAGGCGTGACGGCACAAGCGCCAGCTAGGCAGGCAGCGAGCGCCTCGCTTATGCTGGTGCCATGCCGGTCGAAGCCGTCCGCCAGCGCCTGATCGCCCATGTCCGCTCGGTCTTCAACGAGCGGGGGCAGCAGC harbors:
- a CDS encoding DUF1428 domain-containing protein; the encoded protein is MAYVDGFLIPVPKDKLDAYRATAKRMAPLFKQWGALRVVETIEDDCPKGERNDFHTAVLAEAGEVTVFSWTEWPDRDTRNAAWGKMEEHMKAHPELMDMPFDGKRMIYGGFMPLLDTEA